From the genome of Alcanivorax sp.:
CCTACGGCAAAATCGAAGGGGCGGTAATCATGTTCCAGAAAGGCATCCAGCACCCCGGCGGCAAAGATGCCGCGCATGGCACCGCCTTCTACTACCAGTGCACGTTGCGTCATGACGCTTTCTCCCGATGAGCCTGATCTCTACATCACCATGCCAAATCGTTTACCCGTGAGGAAATAGGATCACCCTGTCTTCACCATTGTTTTCGCTAATGCCAGCCCATGCAGCAATAGCACCGCACCAACAAGGCCCCGGGCACAGCACCTGCACCGTTGCAGCGCAGACGCCTCAGTTTGGCGCATCAAGGTTGCCAAGAGGGCTTTACCCCCTGCAACGACCCTCCTATTAATTTCTGTAAAAACAACGCATTAAAACAATTTTTTCAATCTGGCACCGGGCTTGCACAAGAAGGCATACCAACTTGTATACAAACAGGTGTGCTAACGAAATGATCGGCTGGACTCTCGAACAATGGCAGGCCGCCTACCGCAACGGGGACCTTTCCCCCGTGCAGGCGATGAAACAACTGGCTACCGCATTACACGACAGTGAACGTGCCCTGTGGATCCACCTGCTTGACGAGTCTTCCCTGATTGCCCAGGCGGAATCCCTGGACGACCCGTCCCTGCCGCTTTACGGCATTCCGTTTGCGGTGAAGGACAATATCGACGTGGCGGGCCTGCCCACCAGCGCCGCCTGTCCTGCCTTCACCTACACACCGGAAGATGATGCCACCGTGGTACGCCTGTTGCGTGAAGCGGGTGCCATTGTGGTCGGCAAGACCAACCTGGACCAGTTCGCCACCGGACTGGTCGGCACGCGCTCCCCCTTTGGCGAAGTGCCCAACCCCTTCAATGCGGATTACCTCAGCGGCGGCTCCAGCTCAGGCTCGGCGGTCGCCGTCAGCAGCGGTCTGGTGCCCTTTGCCCTGGGCACGGACACCGCGGGCTCCGGGCGCGTGCCCGCCGCCTTTACCAACACCGTGGGCCTGAAACCCACCCGTGGGGCGGTCAGCACCCGGGGCGTTGTCCCCGCCTGCCGCACACTGGATTGCGTCAGCGTTTTCGCCCTGGATGTGGCCGATGCCCAGACCATCTACCGCATCATCGGCCAGTTCGACACCGACGATGCTTACTGCCGCCCCTCTCCCGACCTGCAGGATCAGAGCCTGCCCGCTCGCCCCAGGCTCGGCATTCCTACGGACCTGCCCTGGTTCGGAGACCAGCAAGCGAAGGCATTGTGGGAGCGCAACCTGGCCGCCATGAGCGAAATTGCCGATCTGGTGCCATTGGATACCATGGTGCTTCAGGATGCCGCCGCCCTGCTCTATCAAGGGCCCTGGGTTGCCGAGCGTTTCACGGTGACCGAATCCCTGCTGCAGACACAGCCGGAAGCAGTCCTGCCGGTGATCCGCGACATCCTTGAACCGGCAGCCACCCTCAGCGCGGCGGACAGCTTCCGTGCCCAGTATCAGCTGGCGGACCTCAAGCGGGAATCCGAAGCGCTGATGGCGCAAGTGGACGCCCTGCTGCTGCCCACCACCCCGGGCATCTATGCCCGCGCGGCGGTCAGCGAAGATCCCATCACCCTGAACAGCCAGCTCGGCACCTGGACCAATTTCGTCAACCTGCTGGATATGTGCGCCCTGGCCCTGCCCGGCGGATTCCGTGAAGACGGCCTGCCCGGTGGACTCACCCTGATCGGCAGCGCCTGGCAAGATCATGCGCTGGCCGAGTTCGGTCAACGCTGGCAACACCACCTTCCCTGGCAGGCCGGCGCTACCGGCCAGATGCTGACGCTGCCCCATGAGCACGGCGCGGCCGACCAGCCCGCTGACACCATTACCGTGGCCGTAGTAGGCGCCCACCTCACTGGCATGCCTCTCAACAGCCAGCTCACCGAGCGCAATGCGGTGCTGCTGGAGGCCACCCGTACCGCCCCCTGTTACCAACTCTACGCACTGGCCAACACCGTGCCCCCCAAACCCGGCCTGATTCGTAACCCGAACGCCGCAGGCGCCAGCATCCCCATTGAACTGTGGCAGATGCCACTGGAGCACTTTGGCAGCTTTGTCGGGCTGATCCCCGCACCGCTTGGCATCGGCAGTCTGGAAACCGTGGATGGGCGCTGGGTAAAGGGTTTCATCTGTGAGCCCTGGGCCATTGAAGACGCCACCGACATTACCGCACTGGACGGCTGGCGGAATTACATCGCGTCATTGAACAAGGAGACATCGCTGACATGCTGAAGAAAGTCCTGATCGCCAACCGGGGTGAGATTGCGGTTCGTATCTGTCGCACCCTGAAACAGATGGGCATTGCCTCCGTGGCGGTGTATTCCGATGCGGACCGCAACAGCCAGCATGTCAGTGCTGCGGATGAAGCCGTGGCGCTGGGCGGCCAGACCGCAGCCGAGAGCTACCTGCAAACCGACCTGATCCTCAAGGCCGCCAGAGACACCGGCGCCGACGGCATCATTCCCGGCTACGGCTTCCTTTCCGAAAACGCCGAGTTCGCAGAACACTGTGAAAGCAACGGCATCGCCTTTGTGGGGCCGACGCCGGACCAGCTCCGCCAGTTCGGCCTCAAGCACGAAGCCCGTGCTCTGGCCGAGCAGGCCGGCGTGCCCCTGGCCCCCGGCACCGACCTCCTGCAAAGCCTGGCCGAGGCCAAACAGGCCGCCACAGATATCGGCTACCCGATCATGCTGAAGAGCACTGCCGGGGGTGGCGGCATCGGCCTGTCACGCTGTAACAACGAAACGGAACTGGTGGCAGCGTTCGAATCCGTGAAACGACTGGGGGAAAGTTTTTTCTCCGACAGTGGCGTCTTTATCGAACGCTTTGTAGCCCGTGCCCGTCATATCGAAGTACAGATCTTCGGGGATGGGGAAGGCACCGTTCTGGCACTGGGCGAGCGGGAATGTTCCCTGCAACGTCGCAACCAGAAAGTGGTAGAAGAAACCCCGGCACCCAACCTGCCCCAGGCCACCCGGGAAAAACTCCACGCCAGTGCCGTACGCCTGGGCCAGTCCGTGAAATATCGCTCCGCTGGCACCGTGGAATACATCTACGACGACGAGCGCGATGAATTCTATTTCCTGGAGGTGAACACCCGCCTGCAGGTGGAGCACGGTGTTACCGAATCCGTGTTCAACGTTGACCTGGTGCAGTGGATGGTAGAATTGGCAGGCGGGGAACGCCCACCGCTGGATGCCGGCTACACCTGCCAGGGCGCGTCCATGGAAGTGCGTATCTATGCCGAAGATGCCCTGAAAGATTTCCAGCCCAGTCCCGGTGAACTCACCGAGGTCGCGTTCCCGGAAAATATTCGCCTGGATGGCTGGATCGACACCGGCACTCTGGTCAGCCCCCACTACGATCCCATGCTTGCCAAGGTCATTGTCCACGGTAGCGACCGCAGTGATGCCCTGACAAAAATGCAGGACGCCCTGGCCGCCACCCGCCTGTCCGGGATTGCCACCAACCTGGATTACCTGCGCCAGATTCTGCGTGACGACAATGTCATCGCCGGCACCGTCTCCACCCGCTATCTGGAAACCTTTGCCTATACCCCCACCGCCTTCGAGGTGGTGGAGCCGGGGACCTACACCACGGTGCAGGATTACCCAGGCCGCAGTGGTTACTGGGACATTGGCGTCCCGCCCTCCGGCCCCATGGATGACTACGCCTTCCGCATTGCCAACCGTATTGTCGGCAACCATGACAGCGCCGCAGGGCTGGAAGCCACTCTGGTAGGGCCCAGCCTGACATTCCATTGCGATACCGTGGTCGCCCTGACCGGGGCCCACTGCGATGCAACCCTGGAGGGCGAGCCAGTGCCCTTCTGGAAACCAATCAACGTAGTGGCTGGCCAGACCCTGACCACCGGCAAGGTGGACAGTGGCTGCCGCACCTACATTGCTGTTCGCAACGGGGTGGATGTGCCGGATTACCTGGGCAGCAAATCCACCTTTGTACTCGGACAGTTTGGCGGTCATGGCGGCCGTACCCTGCGCAAGGGCGACGTGCTATCCATTTGTCAGCCGCACCTGGCCGGCTGCCCCACCCCGGCACCGGTGGCTGATCCCCATCCCCTGGAAGGGACCATGGTTCCTGATTACCCACAGCAGTGGGAGATCAAGGTGCTTTACGGCCCCCACGGCGCGCCGGATTTCTTTACCGAAGACGCCATCGAGGAATTCTTCAGCGCCGACTGGCAAGTGCACTACAACTCCAACCGTCTGGGGATACGTCTGGTGGGCCCGAAACCCAGCTGGACCCGCACCAACGGTGGCGAGGCAGGGCTGCACCCTTCCAACGTACACGATAACGAATACGCCATCGGCTCCATCAATTTTACCGGTGATTTCCCGGTCATTCTTACCAAGGATGGTCCAAGCCTTGGCGGGTTCGTGTGTCCGGTCACCATTGCCCGGGCCGAACTGTGGAAAGTGGGCCAGCTCAAGCCCGGCGACAGCATCCGCTTCTGCCCGATCAGCTTTGCCGAAGCAAAAGCCCTGGAAGAAGCCCAGGACGCCTCCATTGAAAACCTGGGTGTCATCCCGGTGATCAATCCGGTTATCCAGGACCATAGCGACCGCTTTACCTCCGCCACCATGCTGGCGGAAAAAGAGGCCGACGGTCACGTGCCCCGCATTGTTTACCGCCAGGCCGGGGACAAGTACATCCTGATCGAATACGGCGACAACATCCTTGATCTGGCATTGCGCATGCGCGTGCATGCATTGATGGAAAATCTGAAGGCCACGCCCGTAGGTGGCATTCTGGAGTTGTCCCCCGGGGTGCGCAGCCTGCAGGTTCATTACGACTCCCGGATCATCGACCAGGACACGCTGGTCGCCACGTTACTGGATCGCGAACACACCATTGGCAGTGTAGATGACAGAGTGGTCACCTCCCGCGTGCTCCATCTACCCATGGCTTTCGAGGACAGTGCCACCCTGGATGCCGTTACCCGTTACCAGGAAACCATTCGCAGCGACGCCCCCTGGCTCCCCAACAATGTGGAGTTCATCCGCCGCATTAATGGTCTGGACTCCATCGACCAGGTGCGGGACACGGTCTTCAGTGCCAGCTATCTGGTGCTCGGTCTGGGAGATGTCTACCTGGGCGCGCCCTGCGCAGTACCGGTGGACCCTCGCCACCGTCTGATGACCTCGAAGTACAACCCGGCGCGGACTTACACCGCCGAAGGCACCGTGGGCATTGGCGGGGTCTACATGTGCATCTACGGCATGGACTCTCCGGGCGGTTATCAGCTGGTGGGCCGTACCCTGCCGATCTGGAACAAACACCTCAAGAACAAACAGTTCAAGGACGGCGAACCCTGGTTGCTCAAATTCTTTGACCAGGTGCGCTACTACCCGGTAAGCGAAGCAAAACTCACGGAAATGCGTGACGCCTTCCGCCACGGGCACCTGGAAATTGAAATCACCGAAGAACCGTTCAGCCTGGCCGAGCACCGCCAGTTCCTGGAAGACAATGCCGACAGCATTGCCGCCTTCAACGAAAAGCGGGACATCGCCTATCACGAGGAAGTGGCCCGCTGGCAGAACGAGGATGCCGCCATCGAGTCCGCCATGCTCGGTACCAAGACCGACATCGGCAAGGTGGATGGTCACCTGATCAGTGCGGAAATCAGCGGCAACGTCTGGAAGCTGCTGGTGGAAGAGGGGGCAACCGTCAAGGAAGGCGACACGGTGGTGATCGTGGAAGCCATGAAGATGGAATTCGAAATCGTCGCCAATGCCTCCGGCAAGGTCACCGGCCTGCATTGCCAGCCCGGCGCCATCATCAACGCCGGTGACCCGGTGCTGGTCATCAACACCGGTCATGCAGCCTGAACGGAGCCCGAGACTACTCATGAGCAGAGCCGCAAGAAAGACAGAGAATCTGGCCGAACGCATCTATCTGCAGTTGAAGCAGGACATCTTTGACTTTCGCCTGATGCCCGGCGACCGCTTCAGCGAAAACGAAATTGCTGAACGCATGGGGGTATCACGGACCCCGGTGCGGGAAGCCCTGTTCCGCCTTCAGCGTGAGTTCTATGTGGACGTGCTTTATCGCAGTGGCTGGCAAGTCAAGCCATTCGATTTCAAATACTTCGAAGAGCTTTACGACGTCCGCACCATTCTTGAATGTGCGGCCGTTCGCAAGCTGTGCGAACAGGACAGCGAGCTGAGCAATCTTGATGAGCTGGTCTCGCTATGGTGCGTACCGGTTGAAGAACGCCTGGAACATGGCCCCAC
Proteins encoded in this window:
- the atzF gene encoding allophanate hydrolase; the protein is MIGWTLEQWQAAYRNGDLSPVQAMKQLATALHDSERALWIHLLDESSLIAQAESLDDPSLPLYGIPFAVKDNIDVAGLPTSAACPAFTYTPEDDATVVRLLREAGAIVVGKTNLDQFATGLVGTRSPFGEVPNPFNADYLSGGSSSGSAVAVSSGLVPFALGTDTAGSGRVPAAFTNTVGLKPTRGAVSTRGVVPACRTLDCVSVFALDVADAQTIYRIIGQFDTDDAYCRPSPDLQDQSLPARPRLGIPTDLPWFGDQQAKALWERNLAAMSEIADLVPLDTMVLQDAAALLYQGPWVAERFTVTESLLQTQPEAVLPVIRDILEPAATLSAADSFRAQYQLADLKRESEALMAQVDALLLPTTPGIYARAAVSEDPITLNSQLGTWTNFVNLLDMCALALPGGFREDGLPGGLTLIGSAWQDHALAEFGQRWQHHLPWQAGATGQMLTLPHEHGAADQPADTITVAVVGAHLTGMPLNSQLTERNAVLLEATRTAPCYQLYALANTVPPKPGLIRNPNAAGASIPIELWQMPLEHFGSFVGLIPAPLGIGSLETVDGRWVKGFICEPWAIEDATDITALDGWRNYIASLNKETSLTC
- a CDS encoding GntR family transcriptional regulator, yielding MSRAARKTENLAERIYLQLKQDIFDFRLMPGDRFSENEIAERMGVSRTPVREALFRLQREFYVDVLYRSGWQVKPFDFKYFEELYDVRTILECAAVRKLCEQDSELSNLDELVSLWCVPVEERLEHGPTVSGMDEHFHEQLVEAAGNKEMARIHQDLTERLRIIRRLDFTKPPRLEATYNEHQAVLEAILHRRVEQAQILLRAHIEESRNEVRKITVHMLHEASARSQLQAVDNTTGTSGG
- the uca gene encoding urea carboxylase; translation: MLKKVLIANRGEIAVRICRTLKQMGIASVAVYSDADRNSQHVSAADEAVALGGQTAAESYLQTDLILKAARDTGADGIIPGYGFLSENAEFAEHCESNGIAFVGPTPDQLRQFGLKHEARALAEQAGVPLAPGTDLLQSLAEAKQAATDIGYPIMLKSTAGGGGIGLSRCNNETELVAAFESVKRLGESFFSDSGVFIERFVARARHIEVQIFGDGEGTVLALGERECSLQRRNQKVVEETPAPNLPQATREKLHASAVRLGQSVKYRSAGTVEYIYDDERDEFYFLEVNTRLQVEHGVTESVFNVDLVQWMVELAGGERPPLDAGYTCQGASMEVRIYAEDALKDFQPSPGELTEVAFPENIRLDGWIDTGTLVSPHYDPMLAKVIVHGSDRSDALTKMQDALAATRLSGIATNLDYLRQILRDDNVIAGTVSTRYLETFAYTPTAFEVVEPGTYTTVQDYPGRSGYWDIGVPPSGPMDDYAFRIANRIVGNHDSAAGLEATLVGPSLTFHCDTVVALTGAHCDATLEGEPVPFWKPINVVAGQTLTTGKVDSGCRTYIAVRNGVDVPDYLGSKSTFVLGQFGGHGGRTLRKGDVLSICQPHLAGCPTPAPVADPHPLEGTMVPDYPQQWEIKVLYGPHGAPDFFTEDAIEEFFSADWQVHYNSNRLGIRLVGPKPSWTRTNGGEAGLHPSNVHDNEYAIGSINFTGDFPVILTKDGPSLGGFVCPVTIARAELWKVGQLKPGDSIRFCPISFAEAKALEEAQDASIENLGVIPVINPVIQDHSDRFTSATMLAEKEADGHVPRIVYRQAGDKYILIEYGDNILDLALRMRVHALMENLKATPVGGILELSPGVRSLQVHYDSRIIDQDTLVATLLDREHTIGSVDDRVVTSRVLHLPMAFEDSATLDAVTRYQETIRSDAPWLPNNVEFIRRINGLDSIDQVRDTVFSASYLVLGLGDVYLGAPCAVPVDPRHRLMTSKYNPARTYTAEGTVGIGGVYMCIYGMDSPGGYQLVGRTLPIWNKHLKNKQFKDGEPWLLKFFDQVRYYPVSEAKLTEMRDAFRHGHLEIEITEEPFSLAEHRQFLEDNADSIAAFNEKRDIAYHEEVARWQNEDAAIESAMLGTKTDIGKVDGHLISAEISGNVWKLLVEEGATVKEGDTVVIVEAMKMEFEIVANASGKVTGLHCQPGAIINAGDPVLVINTGHAA